The window ATGAGCACTTTGCTCGATGGCACGAATAATTTCCATATTATTTTTATTGGGAAAAGCCTGAATCAGACAGGCGGTCAATCCGGTGATGACAGGAGCAGAAAGTGACGTCCCGCTGATGAGTTCCAGTTTATTGTCTTCCAGTGAAGCGGCTACAGTCCCCCAGCCCATGGCAACCACATTAGGTTTGACATCTCCGTCAGCAGAAGGGCCGGTTGAACTGAAAGGAGCATATTCATTCTTCGCATTGACGGCACCTACCGTCAAAATACTATCGGCATCAGCCGGAGCGGTAATATATTTCCATTCCTTGCTTCCCTGATTCCCTGCACTGCTGACCACCACCAGGCCTTTTGAGGCGGCAATGTCGGCTGCACGACTGATTCTGAGGGTATTACCATCAAGCTCGTTGTAGGTATGATTCATGGCCGGATTGTCAAATTCCGAATATCCGAGAGAAGAATTGATAATGTCGGCTCCGGCACTGTCGGCTATTTCGGTAGCACTGATCCATGCTTCCTCTTCAACAGGGTATTCATTAGAGCCATTCTCACTGACAATCAGTATATATTCGGCTTTTGGGGCCGTACCTATCATGAATCCCGGAATATTGGCAGCCATCACACTTAACACATAGGTGCCATGCGTATGGTCTTTAAACACACTATCATCTCCCCTGATCAGATTGACATGCATTTTAACCCTGTTTTCATCAAACATGTTTTTAAAAAGCGAAAGTCTGTCCACTTTCCAGAAGCCGGCATCATTCACGGCAATGACAACTCCCTGCCCCTGAAAACCTTTTTCATGTAGAAAGTCTCCATTCAGCATATTGATTTGTCTGAAAGCATGCCCGTAATTCAGACCGGCTGTTTCTGTATCCGTCACCGGATATGGCAATACATCAACCCGCTCTGAATCTGTGGAGCTAAACACCTTGACTGCTTCAGTAACAAAGGCATATTGCCTGATTTGCCTGATGACAGTAATCGTATCGACCTTGATAGTGGCTGAATTCATCCAGCGTGATGTAAAAAGAATCTGTGCAC of the Sphingobacteriales bacterium genome contains:
- a CDS encoding S8 family serine peptidase, whose translation is MKYLSIVILTFCLLLSVTLEAQVNTGSNKIYRVSFKDKKNTPYSVNRPLEFLSQRAIDRRIRFGIPVDESDFPVNPAYLDSLRKAGAQILFTSRWMNSATIKVDTITVIRQIRQYAFVTEAVKVFSSTDSERVDVLPYPVTDTETAGLNYGHAFRQINMLNGDFLHEKGFQGQGVVIAVNDAGFWKVDRLSLFKNMFDENRVKMHVNLIRGDDSVFKDHTHGTYVLSVMAANIPGFMIGTAPKAEYILIVSENGSNEYPVEEEAWISATEIADSAGADIINSSLGYSEFDNPAMNHTYNELDGNTLRISRAADIAASKGLVVVSSAGNQGSKEWKYITAPADADSILTVGAVNAKNEYAPFSSTGPSADGDVKPNVVAMGWGTVAASLEDNKLELISGTSLSAPVITGLTACLIQAFPNKNNMEIIRAIEQSAHLYPFPDHLMGYGIPDYKLAYEILSLSQTPSDKTISLLKIYPNPFKNGLNISFFSKEKSTVSITLYNLIGKKINEYSTEVNANSFNREIFKINGILRPGFYFLELNDGKTKVRERLVAY